One Deinococcus grandis DNA window includes the following coding sequences:
- a CDS encoding PEGA domain-containing protein: protein MKPLGPYVAARDLPGRMNSPVRTLRATDRLTGMPVLLHGLPGPLPLPDLPGHPGVLPFAECVLVAGEAFMVTELPLQARPAQDPDLTARGALAALAALHERGVVHGGLSASQLWSVDGEVRLAGSGLPWGGEARPADDLYALAVILHEMGGVPGALRPLLDAPGTLDARAALRLLRAPAPARLRAAPDTPGHTESAPAAPVTPNPALTDPTPADPTVSSPVPAAQVAEVQGAAAQATPVQASAVQVAPVQANPVQAALAPVDPDPDSPPAGDAPEARGRRGRGSRFRLPGLGAAREAAAPDEPTVPVPTAPAAPVPAPAPVRAEVVPSPAPVVPASALTPPPAAAIRPDDGATDLTADAPVQPDAPAHDGTPIVLGDGASPAPAGTGVSGTPQAPPVLPDTPQPGWTGGRLSPQERRRREHEARQEHAQRDAQAAAERRAQRLEQRRQEQGAQEPPVAPAPIQIGFDDLPEWQPDAPAPHRGVQISEVPRLPESLRRAPLPGDPAAGEDQDPAAEVPVGALPARRRAGEPIRIGWDEDDSWRVVREAPAPVRTRRPLVWRVLFWVVLAAAFVGMALLLARVVQARGAGPVTPASVPQVSGTGAASGRAAAAPEVPARPQPQTVQFTVRGVAGATARLSVEQSPKEANLAPGASLGTAPGRVTFPAPGTYRLRVVVDGFAPGSMTVTVPRSQPVTIDLDR, encoded by the coding sequence GTGAAGCCCCTTGGCCCCTATGTGGCCGCGCGTGACCTGCCGGGCCGGATGAACAGTCCGGTGCGGACGCTGCGTGCCACGGACCGCCTGACCGGTATGCCGGTCCTGCTGCACGGCCTGCCCGGCCCGCTGCCCCTGCCTGACCTGCCCGGCCATCCGGGCGTGCTGCCCTTCGCGGAGTGCGTGCTGGTCGCCGGGGAGGCGTTCATGGTGACCGAACTGCCGTTGCAGGCGCGGCCCGCACAGGACCCGGACCTCACGGCGCGCGGCGCGCTCGCGGCCCTCGCGGCGCTCCACGAGCGGGGGGTGGTCCACGGCGGCCTGAGCGCCTCGCAGCTGTGGAGCGTGGACGGCGAGGTCCGCCTGGCCGGGTCGGGCCTGCCCTGGGGTGGCGAGGCGCGGCCCGCCGACGACCTGTACGCCCTGGCGGTCATCCTGCACGAGATGGGCGGCGTGCCGGGCGCCCTGCGGCCCCTGCTGGACGCGCCGGGCACCCTGGACGCCCGGGCGGCGCTGCGCCTGCTGCGCGCCCCCGCCCCCGCGCGCCTGCGGGCCGCGCCGGACACCCCAGGGCACACGGAGTCGGCTCCCGCCGCGCCGGTCACCCCCAACCCGGCCCTGACGGACCCCACCCCGGCGGACCCCACGGTGTCTTCTCCGGTTCCCGCCGCGCAGGTGGCAGAGGTCCAGGGAGCAGCGGCGCAGGCCACCCCGGTCCAGGCAAGCGCCGTGCAGGTCGCCCCAGTGCAGGCAAACCCAGTGCAGGCCGCCCTGGCCCCGGTCGACCCCGACCCGGACTCGCCTCCCGCCGGGGACGCCCCGGAGGCGCGTGGGCGGCGCGGGCGGGGCAGCCGCTTCCGCCTGCCGGGCCTGGGCGCCGCGCGCGAGGCGGCCGCACCGGACGAGCCGACGGTCCCCGTCCCCACGGCGCCTGCCGCGCCTGTTCCGGCACCTGCTCCGGTCCGTGCGGAGGTGGTCCCCTCCCCCGCTCCGGTCGTTCCGGCGAGCGCGCTCACGCCCCCGCCCGCTGCGGCGATCCGGCCGGACGACGGGGCCACGGACCTCACGGCTGACGCGCCGGTGCAGCCGGACGCACCCGCGCATGACGGCACGCCGATCGTGCTGGGTGACGGGGCCAGCCCCGCGCCCGCCGGGACCGGGGTGTCCGGCACGCCGCAAGCGCCGCCCGTCCTGCCGGACACGCCGCAACCGGGCTGGACCGGGGGGCGCCTGTCGCCGCAGGAACGCCGCCGCCGCGAGCACGAGGCGCGGCAGGAGCACGCGCAGCGGGACGCGCAGGCGGCCGCCGAACGCCGGGCGCAGCGACTGGAGCAGCGGCGGCAGGAGCAGGGCGCGCAGGAACCGCCCGTGGCGCCCGCCCCGATCCAGATCGGTTTCGACGACCTGCCCGAATGGCAGCCCGACGCGCCCGCACCGCACCGAGGGGTGCAGATCAGCGAGGTGCCGCGCCTGCCGGAATCGCTGCGCCGCGCGCCGCTGCCCGGCGACCCGGCGGCCGGGGAGGATCAGGATCCGGCCGCGGAGGTGCCGGTCGGGGCGCTGCCCGCGCGGCGGCGGGCGGGTGAACCGATCCGGATCGGCTGGGACGAGGACGATTCCTGGCGGGTGGTGCGGGAGGCCCCGGCGCCGGTGCGGACGCGCCGTCCGCTGGTGTGGCGGGTGCTGTTCTGGGTGGTGCTGGCCGCCGCGTTCGTGGGCATGGCGCTGCTCCTCGCGCGGGTCGTGCAGGCGCGTGGGGCGGGTCCGGTGACGCCCGCCAGCGTGCCGCAGGTGTCCGGGACGGGCGCGGCGTCCGGCCGGGCAGCGGCCGCGCCTGAGGTGCCCGCCCGGCCCCAGCCGCAGACGGTGCAGTTCACGGTGCGGGGCGTGGCCGGGGCGACGGCACGCCTGTCCGTCGAGCAGTCCCCGAAGGAGGCGAACCTCGCGCCGGGGGCGTCGCTGGGGACCGCGCCGGGCCGCGTGACGTTCCCCGCGCCGGGCACGTACCGCCTGCGGGTGGTCGTGGACGGCTTCGCGCCGGGCAGCATGACGGTCACGGTGCCGCGTTCGCAGCCGGTGACCATCGACCTGGACCGCTGA
- a CDS encoding TolC family protein gives MTHARRLFTLSLGLALAAPAAHAQTALSAGSAVSAALTTSSDVKTSQANLDKAQAASRAAQADPSTLVAAKLNAANAEKLAQAQVRAAKLSALQSTVGAYTALLEAQENVELQTLQVQVDTRGVQVTQVKLGIGNATTLDVTNAQNTLAASTQTLADARAQLNLAAAKLGTLTGLGNSVRAGSAVTAPKLSVTLASLQGGLDRLTSLVGAANDVASATLNVKLADNDFTPARTLQDAKTALANAQRSQDSAQKAAGQTLASAYQAAQNAYELQQVALSREAAAQKTYTQDSARLKSGTISAVELQSTQLTLKKAQYSRLQAQNNVTEALAALSVAAGQNLTGIGGAL, from the coding sequence ATGACCCACGCCCGCCGACTGTTCACCCTCAGCCTGGGCCTCGCCCTGGCCGCGCCCGCCGCACACGCCCAGACCGCCCTGAGTGCCGGAAGTGCCGTCAGCGCCGCGCTGACCACCAGCAGCGACGTCAAGACCTCCCAGGCGAACCTCGACAAGGCCCAGGCCGCCAGCCGAGCCGCGCAGGCCGACCCCAGCACCCTGGTCGCCGCGAAACTGAATGCCGCGAACGCCGAGAAACTCGCGCAGGCGCAGGTCCGCGCCGCGAAACTCAGCGCGCTGCAGAGCACCGTCGGCGCGTACACGGCGCTGCTCGAAGCGCAGGAGAACGTCGAACTCCAGACCCTGCAGGTGCAGGTGGACACCAGGGGCGTGCAGGTCACGCAGGTGAAACTCGGCATCGGGAACGCCACCACCCTGGACGTCACGAACGCGCAGAACACCCTGGCCGCCAGCACCCAGACCCTCGCGGACGCCCGCGCGCAGCTGAACCTCGCCGCCGCGAAACTCGGCACCCTGACCGGCCTGGGGAACAGCGTCCGCGCCGGGAGTGCGGTCACCGCGCCCAAACTGAGCGTCACGCTCGCCAGCCTCCAGGGCGGACTGGACCGGCTGACCAGCCTGGTCGGCGCCGCGAACGACGTCGCCAGCGCCACGCTGAACGTGAAACTCGCCGACAACGACTTCACGCCCGCCCGGACCCTCCAGGACGCGAAAACGGCCCTGGCGAACGCGCAGCGCAGCCAGGACAGCGCCCAGAAGGCGGCCGGGCAGACCCTGGCCAGCGCGTACCAGGCCGCGCAGAACGCCTACGAACTCCAGCAGGTCGCGCTGAGCCGCGAGGCCGCCGCGCAGAAGACCTACACCCAGGACAGCGCCCGCCTGAAAAGTGGCACGATCAGCGCCGTCGAACTCCAGAGCACCCAGCTGACCCTCAAGAAAGCCCAGTACAGCCGCCTGCAGGCGCAGAACAACGTCACCGAGGCCCTCGCGGCGCTGTCGGTCGCCGCCGGGCAGAACCTCACCGGCATCGGGGGCGCGCTGTGA
- a CDS encoding efflux RND transporter periplasmic adaptor subunit, which yields MTTTSPARPAAPRRRWPWVVSGLLLVAAVTGGIVYTRTRSADTAAAPTTTTSRAQPGVVRVSVSGPGTLEAAQTRTVGADLTATVGAVPAVGERVTKGQLITTLSSDTVEQNVQSAQLNLDKARASLDAARASQASSAAQRASSVVSARGSVTQAEQTLADAQRTLSGQRQLAGIGALSASALADAQSAVTKAQQSVDSARAGLSSALTQQQTGASTDAQNLRSQALAVQQAQDSLDAAAQDRADLKVYAPMSGVVSTVTATEGAVVTSGASILTLIDDTTLNLPVQIDETEIAGVKVGQRADVTLDAFDGQTFSGKVVRVSPGATQSSGISVFTATVQLSNPDGQLRAGMTAEAEIIQSEAQGLLVPSKAVQTVRGRSYVQTPGAVAGAEPERVRVETGATDGTNTIVEGGLTPGQDVVVPGTARRAGTSGTGSQGDGQNSRQGGFGGPPGGFPGGAP from the coding sequence GTGACCACCACCAGCCCCGCCCGGCCCGCCGCGCCGCGCCGCCGTTGGCCGTGGGTGGTGAGCGGCCTGCTGCTCGTCGCCGCCGTGACCGGCGGGATCGTGTACACCCGCACCCGCAGCGCCGACACGGCTGCCGCCCCCACGACCACCACCAGCCGCGCGCAGCCGGGCGTGGTGCGCGTGTCGGTCAGCGGTCCCGGCACGCTGGAGGCCGCGCAGACCCGCACGGTCGGGGCCGACCTGACCGCCACGGTGGGCGCGGTGCCCGCCGTGGGCGAACGGGTCACGAAAGGGCAGCTGATCACCACCCTGAGCAGCGACACCGTCGAGCAGAACGTCCAGTCGGCCCAGCTGAACCTCGACAAGGCCCGCGCCAGCCTGGACGCGGCGCGCGCCAGTCAGGCCAGCAGCGCCGCGCAGCGCGCCAGCAGCGTCGTCAGCGCGCGGGGCAGCGTGACGCAGGCCGAGCAGACCCTCGCCGACGCGCAGCGCACCCTCAGCGGCCAGCGGCAGCTCGCGGGCATCGGGGCCCTGAGCGCCTCCGCGCTGGCCGACGCGCAGTCCGCCGTCACGAAAGCCCAGCAGAGCGTGGACAGCGCCCGCGCTGGCCTGAGCAGCGCCCTGACCCAGCAGCAGACCGGCGCGAGCACCGACGCGCAGAACCTCCGCAGTCAGGCACTCGCCGTGCAGCAGGCGCAGGACAGCCTGGACGCCGCCGCGCAGGACCGCGCCGACCTGAAGGTGTACGCCCCGATGAGCGGCGTGGTCAGCACCGTCACCGCCACCGAGGGCGCCGTCGTCACCAGCGGCGCGAGCATCCTGACCCTGATCGACGACACCACCCTGAACCTCCCGGTGCAGATCGACGAGACCGAGATCGCGGGCGTGAAGGTCGGGCAGCGCGCCGACGTGACCCTCGACGCCTTCGACGGGCAGACCTTCAGCGGGAAGGTCGTGCGCGTCTCGCCCGGCGCGACCCAGAGCAGCGGCATCAGCGTCTTCACCGCCACTGTCCAGTTGAGCAACCCGGACGGGCAGCTGCGCGCTGGCATGACCGCCGAGGCGGAGATCATCCAGAGCGAGGCCCAGGGTCTCCTCGTGCCCAGCAAGGCCGTGCAGACCGTGCGGGGCCGCAGCTACGTGCAGACCCCCGGCGCCGTGGCGGGCGCCGAGCCCGAACGGGTCCGCGTGGAGACCGGCGCGACCGACGGCACGAACACCATCGTCGAAGGCGGCCTGACCCCCGGCCAGGACGTCGTCGTGCCCGGCACAGCCCGCCGCGCGGGTACCTCCGGCACCGGCAGCCAGGGGGACGGCCAGAACAGCCGACAGGGCGGCTTCGGCGGCCCCCCCGGCGGCTTCCCCGGAGGCGCGCCGTGA
- a CDS encoding ABC transporter ATP-binding protein, translating to MTTPQVTPVVPAPTAAVVDLRGIRKVYAQGDVIFEALRGVDVQILPGEMVALMGPSGSGKTTLMQIIGLLDRPSEGGYRLGGRNVTTLSENERAAARNTEIGFVFQAFHLLPRLNLVENVEVPLTYAGVPPRERRDRAMQVLDRVGLADKARNLPSQISGGQKQRVAVARALAGRPRLLLADEPTGNLDTRTSEEVMGLFSDLHAEGTTVVLVTHEDDIGAYAGRVIRVRDGLIESDRRQTPRRGLGGHP from the coding sequence GTGACCACGCCGCAGGTCACCCCGGTCGTCCCCGCCCCCACGGCGGCGGTGGTGGACCTGCGCGGCATCCGCAAGGTGTACGCGCAGGGCGACGTGATCTTCGAGGCGCTCCGGGGCGTGGATGTGCAGATCCTGCCGGGCGAGATGGTCGCCCTGATGGGCCCGTCGGGCAGCGGCAAGACCACCCTGATGCAGATCATCGGCCTGCTCGACCGGCCCAGCGAGGGCGGGTACCGGCTGGGCGGCCGCAACGTCACCACCCTCAGCGAGAACGAACGCGCCGCGGCCCGCAACACCGAGATCGGGTTCGTGTTCCAGGCGTTCCACCTGCTGCCCCGACTGAACCTCGTCGAGAACGTCGAGGTGCCCCTCACGTACGCCGGGGTGCCCCCCCGCGAGCGGCGCGACCGGGCCATGCAGGTCCTGGACCGCGTCGGGCTGGCCGACAAGGCCCGCAACCTGCCCAGCCAGATCAGCGGCGGGCAGAAACAACGCGTGGCGGTCGCCCGCGCCCTGGCCGGACGCCCCCGCCTTCTGCTGGCCGACGAACCCACCGGGAACCTCGACACCCGCACCAGCGAGGAGGTCATGGGCCTGTTCAGCGACCTACACGCCGAGGGCACCACCGTCGTCCTGGTCACCCACGAGGACGACATCGGCGCGTACGCCGGGCGGGTCATCCGCGTCCGCGACGGCCTGATCGAGAGTGACCGCCGCCAGACGCCCCGGCGTGGCCTGGGGGGCCACCCGTGA
- a CDS encoding HD domain-containing phosphohydrolase has translation MTGDPLRPDLPETLRPALEAQALVLLAQSSRDMFDRCAQQALEITGASTALVLLYRPDTDDLEVVAAAGSRGPEAMHIRLPRGRGLSWRVVQSGRATLITHTDQDAQAVYVTGTPVPHTYLGVPLLDPDGQLLGVLSVDRLAHDTQFGSGEAQALTLLGQAASVAYSRMRALEDAQRAARQFEQLAQLSAELADLSSPEEIGQRALRTLVDLSGFTVGAVVMLDGAREVRLSVLEGHPLGQAAMRAVLSARPSPTGLIGEALRTGRTQVAPDYQSWSARRADATHVFTGLATPLRVDGRVVGVVTLLHLVRRVPVPASLVTLLDTVALRISQALDRADSIEHLHATREAALRTLGRMLESRDGDTFGHTDRVTTLALRLAGRLGLSDTQRQHLRWGAYLHDIGKVAVDDRLLRKAGPLTPVEREAMQWHVEVGDQLLREEVFVPREVREVVRHHHERWDGGGYPDQLAGPDIPLLARIFSVADVFDALVSPRPYKLAWSVQAAADALREQSGRQFDPAVVVAFLNVLREDGLLDG, from the coding sequence TTGACCGGTGATCCGCTGCGGCCCGATCTGCCCGAGACGCTGCGGCCCGCGCTGGAGGCGCAGGCGCTGGTGCTGCTCGCGCAGTCCAGCCGCGACATGTTCGACCGCTGCGCGCAGCAGGCACTGGAGATCACGGGGGCCAGCACCGCCCTGGTGCTGCTCTACCGGCCGGACACCGATGACCTGGAGGTCGTGGCCGCCGCCGGGTCGCGCGGCCCGGAGGCCATGCACATCCGCCTGCCCCGGGGGCGCGGCCTGTCGTGGCGGGTGGTGCAGTCGGGCCGCGCGACCCTGATCACACACACGGATCAGGACGCGCAGGCGGTGTACGTGACCGGCACGCCGGTGCCGCACACGTACCTGGGCGTGCCGCTGCTGGATCCGGACGGTCAGCTGCTGGGCGTGCTGTCGGTGGACCGGCTGGCACACGACACCCAGTTCGGCAGTGGCGAGGCGCAGGCGCTGACACTGCTGGGGCAGGCGGCCAGCGTCGCGTACTCGCGCATGCGGGCGCTGGAGGACGCGCAGCGGGCCGCGCGGCAGTTCGAACAGCTGGCGCAGCTGTCGGCGGAACTCGCGGACCTCAGCAGTCCCGAGGAGATCGGGCAGCGGGCCCTGCGGACCCTGGTGGACCTCTCGGGGTTCACGGTGGGCGCGGTGGTCATGCTGGACGGCGCGCGCGAGGTGCGCCTGTCGGTCCTGGAGGGTCACCCGCTGGGGCAGGCGGCCATGCGGGCGGTCCTGTCGGCCCGTCCGTCACCGACCGGCCTGATCGGCGAGGCGCTGCGCACCGGCCGCACGCAGGTCGCCCCGGATTACCAGTCCTGGTCGGCCCGCCGGGCGGACGCGACGCACGTGTTCACCGGGCTGGCCACGCCGCTGCGCGTGGATGGCCGCGTGGTGGGCGTGGTCACGCTGCTGCACCTCGTGCGGCGCGTGCCGGTACCCGCCAGTCTGGTCACGCTGCTCGACACGGTCGCGCTGCGGATCAGTCAGGCGCTGGACCGGGCCGACAGCATCGAGCACCTGCACGCCACGCGGGAGGCGGCGCTGCGCACCCTGGGCCGCATGCTCGAGAGCCGCGACGGGGACACGTTCGGGCACACGGACCGCGTGACGACGCTGGCGCTGCGGCTGGCCGGGCGGCTGGGCCTGAGCGACACGCAGCGTCAGCACCTGCGCTGGGGCGCGTACCTGCACGACATCGGCAAGGTCGCGGTGGACGACCGGCTGCTGCGCAAGGCCGGACCGCTGACCCCGGTCGAACGCGAGGCGATGCAGTGGCACGTGGAGGTCGGGGATCAGCTGCTGCGCGAGGAGGTGTTCGTCCCGCGCGAGGTCCGCGAGGTCGTGCGGCACCACCATGAACGCTGGGACGGCGGCGGGTACCCGGACCAGCTCGCCGGGCCGGACATTCCGCTGCTGGCGCGGATCTTCAGTGTCGCGGACGTGTTCGACGCGCTGGTCAGCCCCAGGCCGTACAAACTGGCGTGGTCGGTGCAGGCGGCCGCGGACGCGCTGCGGGAACAGTCGGGGCGGCAGTTCGACCCGGCGGTCGTGGTGGCGTTCCTGAACGTGCTGCGCGAGGACGGCCTGCTGGACGGCTGA
- the guaA gene encoding glutamine-hydrolyzing GMP synthase: MSVVILDFGSQFTRLIARRFRELGAYSVILPGSAPLDRILRENPQGIVLSGGPSSVYDEAAPKPAPGVLDLDIPVLGVCYGMQYLAQQAGGDVKRAGKREYGKADLTQYGGQLFEGIQGEFVAWMSHSDSVTQLPEGYEVVAQTEDTPVTAIENRETRRYGVQFHPEVVHTPKGGQLLANFLGICGVTRDWTAEHIIDELVSDVRTQVGDGRVLLAISGGVDSSTLGLLLARAVGEKLTAVFIDHGLLRLGEREQVEAALKPLGVNLVTVDARAEFMAALDGVSDPEQKRKIIGREFIRAFEREARAYGPFDFLAQGTLYPDVIESAGGEGAANIKSHHNVGGLPDDLAFKLVEPFRTLFKDEVREIARLLGLPDHIRMRHPFPGPGLAIRCLGAISEEKLDILRRVDDIFISGLREFGLYDGCSQALAILTPIQSVGVMGDERTYSYTAALRAVTTDDFMTAEWARLPYEFLATMSNRIVNQVHEINRVVYDITGKPPATIEWE, encoded by the coding sequence ATGAGCGTCGTTATTCTGGATTTTGGCAGTCAGTTCACGCGTCTGATCGCGCGGCGGTTCCGTGAACTCGGGGCGTACAGCGTGATCCTGCCCGGCAGCGCGCCCCTGGACCGCATCCTGCGGGAGAACCCGCAGGGGATCGTGCTGTCGGGCGGGCCCAGCAGCGTCTACGACGAGGCGGCCCCGAAGCCCGCGCCGGGCGTGCTGGATCTGGATATTCCGGTGCTGGGCGTGTGTTACGGCATGCAGTACCTCGCGCAGCAGGCGGGCGGGGACGTGAAGCGCGCCGGGAAGCGCGAGTACGGCAAGGCCGACCTGACGCAGTACGGCGGTCAGCTGTTCGAGGGCATCCAGGGTGAGTTCGTCGCCTGGATGAGCCACAGCGATTCCGTCACGCAGCTGCCCGAGGGCTACGAGGTCGTCGCGCAGACCGAGGACACGCCGGTCACCGCGATCGAGAACCGCGAGACGCGCCGCTACGGCGTGCAGTTCCACCCGGAGGTCGTGCACACGCCCAAGGGCGGGCAGCTGCTGGCGAACTTCCTGGGCATCTGCGGCGTGACGCGCGACTGGACCGCCGAGCACATCATCGACGAGCTGGTGTCGGACGTGCGCACACAGGTCGGGGACGGCCGGGTGCTGCTGGCGATCAGCGGCGGCGTGGATTCCAGCACGCTGGGCCTGCTGCTGGCCAGGGCGGTCGGCGAGAAGCTGACGGCGGTGTTCATCGACCACGGCCTGCTGCGCCTCGGCGAGCGCGAGCAGGTCGAGGCGGCCCTGAAACCGCTGGGCGTGAACCTCGTGACGGTGGACGCCCGCGCGGAATTCATGGCGGCGCTGGACGGCGTGTCCGACCCCGAGCAGAAGCGCAAGATCATCGGGCGGGAGTTCATCCGCGCCTTCGAGCGTGAAGCCCGCGCGTACGGTCCCTTCGACTTCCTCGCGCAGGGCACCCTGTACCCGGACGTGATCGAGTCCGCCGGGGGCGAGGGCGCCGCGAACATCAAGAGCCACCACAACGTGGGCGGCCTGCCGGACGACCTCGCCTTCAAGCTGGTCGAGCCGTTCCGGACGCTGTTCAAGGACGAGGTCCGTGAAATCGCGCGCCTGCTGGGCCTGCCGGACCACATCCGCATGCGCCACCCCTTCCCCGGCCCGGGCCTGGCGATCCGCTGCCTGGGCGCGATCAGCGAGGAGAAGCTGGACATCCTGCGCCGCGTGGACGACATCTTCATCAGTGGCCTGCGCGAGTTCGGGCTGTACGACGGCTGCTCGCAGGCGCTGGCGATCCTCACGCCCATCCAGTCGGTCGGCGTGATGGGCGACGAGCGCACGTACTCGTACACGGCGGCGCTGCGGGCCGTGACCACGGACGACTTCATGACCGCCGAGTGGGCCCGCCTCCCGTACGAGTTCCTGGCGACCATGAGCAACCGCATCGTGAACCAGGTGCACGAGATCAACCGCGTGGTGTACGACATCACGGGCAAGCCGCCGGCCACCATCGAGTGGGAATGA
- a CDS encoding ABC transporter permease: MTAGPLPQTGAAAPTPAAVPRRGGIGLGGAFTIAWRAIVGTPLRSVLTALGVIIGVAAVVALTAIGQGSTAGVTKNLESLGTNLLTVQSARGGGGGSLVRAGPRQTITVEDAEALAAAFPDRVAGVAPSVNSNLQAKVGTNNAQVSVVGTWPAFETVRNSPVETGAYFTDADVSGRKRVAVIGHQTLLDLFGDGTEGSAAPEQAAGQKIRLGSVTFTVSGVLPDKGNSGFGNANSQVLIPLSTYLQRFARTNSAGGQPTVSNVYLQATDAKDLTGLQSDVTDLLMTRHDLTDPDNLDFQVQNQADSLASLNSITNTLTLFVGAIAGISLLVGGIGIMNIMLVSVTERTREIGVRKALGARPRDILTQFLVEASLLSIGGGVIGMLLGVALAFAGKALNITPVFSLPPMLIAFAFSALVGVFFGYYPAARAAKLDPVDSLRYE, translated from the coding sequence GTGACCGCAGGCCCCCTCCCGCAGACCGGCGCGGCCGCCCCGACCCCCGCCGCCGTCCCCCGCCGGGGCGGAATCGGCCTGGGCGGCGCGTTCACCATCGCGTGGCGCGCCATCGTCGGCACGCCCCTGCGCTCGGTCCTGACCGCGCTGGGCGTCATCATCGGCGTGGCCGCCGTCGTCGCCCTGACCGCCATCGGGCAGGGCAGCACCGCCGGCGTCACGAAGAACCTCGAGAGCCTCGGCACGAACCTCCTGACCGTGCAGAGCGCCCGGGGCGGGGGCGGCGGGAGCCTCGTGCGTGCCGGACCCCGCCAGACCATCACCGTCGAGGACGCCGAGGCCCTGGCCGCCGCGTTCCCGGACCGCGTGGCGGGCGTCGCGCCCAGCGTGAACAGCAACCTGCAGGCCAAGGTCGGCACGAACAACGCCCAGGTGAGCGTGGTGGGCACCTGGCCCGCCTTTGAAACCGTCCGCAACAGCCCCGTCGAGACCGGCGCGTACTTCACGGACGCGGACGTCAGCGGCAGGAAACGCGTCGCCGTGATCGGCCACCAGACCCTGCTCGACCTGTTCGGCGACGGCACCGAGGGCAGCGCTGCGCCGGAGCAGGCCGCCGGGCAGAAGATCCGGCTGGGCAGCGTCACCTTCACCGTCAGCGGCGTCCTGCCCGACAAGGGCAACAGCGGCTTCGGGAACGCCAACAGTCAGGTCCTCATTCCCCTCAGCACCTACCTGCAACGCTTCGCTCGCACGAACAGCGCCGGGGGGCAACCCACCGTCAGCAACGTCTACCTGCAGGCTACCGACGCCAAAGACCTCACGGGGCTTCAGAGCGACGTGACCGACCTGCTCATGACCCGTCACGACCTCACCGACCCGGACAACCTGGACTTCCAGGTGCAGAACCAGGCGGACAGCCTCGCCAGCCTGAACTCCATCACGAACACCCTGACCCTGTTCGTCGGCGCCATCGCGGGCATCAGCCTGCTCGTCGGCGGCATCGGGATCATGAACATCATGCTCGTCTCGGTCACCGAACGCACCCGCGAGATCGGCGTGCGCAAGGCCCTCGGCGCGCGCCCACGCGACATCCTCACGCAGTTCCTCGTGGAAGCCAGCCTGCTGTCCATCGGCGGCGGCGTGATCGGCATGCTGCTCGGCGTCGCCCTCGCCTTCGCCGGGAAGGCCCTGAACATCACGCCCGTCTTCAGCCTCCCGCCCATGCTGATCGCCTTCGCGTTCAGCGCCCTCGTCGGCGTGTTCTTCGGGTACTACCCCGCCGCCCGCGCCGCGAAACTCGACCCCGTCGATTCCCTCCGGTACGAATAG